The Gopherus flavomarginatus isolate rGopFla2 chromosome 20, rGopFla2.mat.asm, whole genome shotgun sequence region cggcacgcatgccataggttgcctacccctgaactagtcCATGTGGTAGAGTTGCCAAAGCCATGTCAGAGGTGAAGAGGCTCAGTAGATGGAGAACATCCTAGCCACATGTATGGATTTTCCACAATACAGGTCACAAAGCAATTATTAGCAACCCGGGAGATCAAACAAACTATGGACACTCCTTGCAGGGGGTAACCTGTTTTCCATGGCTGCACAAAATTGGGTTGGTATCTTGCAATGCTGCTCCCATAAGTCTTATGCAAAGACATTAGCACACCAGCAGTCAGAAATGACCTGATATCGCCTTGTGCCATGGAGAAGGCCAGCCATGGAGCCAAGTGCTGCTGCTGTtataaaatgtgacctgagtgagGTCAGCCTTTGCCACCTGCAGCGCTTGGACCAAGGACACGATGCAGAGATGAAAGGCCTGATTCTCTCTTCCACTGCACAGCCATTTACCCCTGTGCAAAGTAGGTGTATAATGTTGCTCAGTCAGAATAGTAGCAGTTTTCAGCCGAGGTATACATGACTGCACAGGATGCACAGTAGCAGGGAGTCAGGCCCAAAGGCTGTAAATGTAGCTGCAGGTATGGGATGAATGACTGAATGAGCAAGAATGCAGAGTGAACCTGGAATCCACGCCCTCAGGTGCCAGTGCCAGCACAGCACTGGGAATCACATCTGCTGCCCTGCTCTACTCCACAGGCCATGGGGGAGCCCTGATTCTGgatctgacctcctttgtaataGGATTTGCAGACACCTATTGACGGAAGCCTTGTGGGATACAGTTTCAGAGAGAGGTCACACATCTGTAGAGCAGATGAAATGCATTCTCATCTCTCCAATTCAGCAGTGAGGTTGCTATGACAATCCAGATCTAATCTCATCTGTAAACAGTGCATGTAATAGAAATTACACATCCTCttccaaaaggaaaaaatatatattcaattGTCTGCAAAGTTTaggctcaggccttggctacactggagagttacagtgctggtggtggctttacagcgctgtagctcactccccgtccacgcTGGCAAGACACACAGaacgctgtatctccctggctacggcgctgcttgtactccactcaacgagaggaataaagagaacagcgctggggtgccagtgtaaacagtgattaatcttactacgctgtaactgacctctggaagcttcccataatgcttttaagtaaagaactctctttgttttgttgtgatgcttctgtttgttttgttgtgaactgggggctcccggagctgcttatctaaaaaacccaacacagctcctgtttgctgtgaatgggctccctttggaaggcccgcagctagtgtttgcttgaagagagagggaaggaaggggctTGTGGGGAGTCCCTTTCGAACAGCTGCTTATCTGGcctgtgaggaaaaaaataaacagctgctgtttgcttttagtgagtgagagaggggtgggggagggggtcaggacttGCAAGACATGGAGCTgaaacagtgtcagctccaaaaatcccctctttctccccccacgctccctgtcacactccaccccaccccgctcTTTTGAAAagtacgttgcagccacttgaaggctgggatagctgcccacagtgcaccgctcccaacagcgctgcagacGCTGCATGTGTGGCCACAACAGTGCGCTGGcggctgtcagtgtggccacactgcagcgctttccctacacagctgtacgaagacagcttcaactcccagcgctgtacagctgcaagtgtagtcaGATCAGTCTGTTCAGCAGAGTCAGGTGTGGGATACTTAGCCAGCAACAGAAATTCAAAGCCACCCTGATTACAGATAAAACAAACTCTCAGGCCCTGATGCTTCAAAATCTGACTCATGAGGGTGGAGCCCTGAATCTCTGCAAAGCCCCAAGTGGGATCCATATGTGCCTAGGGGTCCACTTCAATTAATCAGGTTACAAGGTTCGGGCTATAGTTAGTCAAAGAGAAGCTGGTAAAAATGTGGGGTCCATCAGTGTGTTGCAGGGCCAGGTGGAAAAACGATCACCGGTGGGACAGGAGTGAGAAATCACATGATTGTGAAAATGTAACCATTTGGGGAGCTAGTCCCCAGTTATTTCTTTATCTTTGTGATTTGGAACAACCACCAAAGCATTTCTTTCCCTGGGCTAAATTTGCAGTTGTACTTGGGTGGTTCGATGAGGCTGCCTTGTGTCACTGCTTCCCCTCGTTTGGGGAGAGCGCCAGGTGAGTGACTGATGGATCTTGGGCAGCCCCAGTTGGCAGGCAATGTCTGACTCTACTGTTTGTTACCTGAAGTttgtgaaattcaccctgtgcagcTGGGGTGATCAGGtgcccagtttttgactggaaagtccAGTTGAAAGGGGACCAGACAGTGTCCGGTCAGATTTACTGACCGGACATTCAACGTTACTGCAGATGTAACGTTACTGACTGGACATTCAATGTTACTGTGGGCGAGGAAGGCGggaatgtgctgggtcatcacccgCACCAGCCTCTACTCAGCTGGGGCCGCCTCCTACCTTCGTTGGGTGGCTGGAGCTCCCAACCAGGGCTCCACATGTGAGTCCCTCCTGACTTGGGAGGCTAGGGATGGAAGGGTAAAAGCAGTGAGCAACagcaggagggggggaagaggagtggatggGCGGAGCCttaggggaagagatggggcttTTGGGGGAAATAGATGGGGCAGAGGAGGTTCtgccactcctgctggagtgtctggtttttaaatattacctcGTTGGAAACCCTACTCACATCCCATCTAAGCCCTCAGAAAAGATGGGGTGCCTCAGCTCCCACTACCCCAGCATTGGATCCCCTCCACTGCTCTATTTCACCAGTTCCCTCTCTCCTTTGCCTTCCAGAGTGAAGGGGTGAAAGGGAGCGGTGGAGAGGGGGGGCTGGAAGGCAGGAAGAAAGCAGAGGAAATAAATGGATGATGAGGTAGATGGAATGGGGGGGAGTGTAGAACAAGAAGTGGGAGGTCTTGGTGAATGGGGGCTGTGCTCACagattttaattttcatttctgtCAGCCATTGAATGGTGGGGTGGGGAATTGCTATGCCCACCTGCTGAGAGCAGGGGTCCCGTGGGGAGGGATGCCATCTCCTGGGAACAGGTGCCCGCAAGGTTGGTACAGTAGTCACCTAGCATGTTGCTGGTACagcagtggggaggaacaggttaaaccagtccTGACCCCCCTGGACTGTCTCATTTGGGACAGGGTTAAGCGTAGTTCTGCTCCCCTTCATTCATACCATAATGACAACACACTGATAACTGCATTTCCTcaccctgcattcagtactaaagtgatttgtaacccaacaccagccaaagttgattatTTTGAGCAACGCTGTTCTATCTGCTGGATATTTAAGCAGAGTAGATTTGTTCAGGTAAATACAGGTTGCTCCTGAAGTGTCTCCTCAGCATTCATTCATTTCATTCAGACCCTGATTGAATCTGTAACCCTTCAGAGGATGCAGCAGGCAAATAAATATTCATCCTTGCAAGCATGTCATTGCTGTGCAGTCTCTGTTCCAAGGGTTACTCGTAATAGGAGTGATgctgatttatagcagctgaagatctggcctgatTTGCACTGCTATGGAACCTTTCATCTGTGGATCTCAGGGTCCATCTCAGCACCCACAGGCctggattaatcttttgtgggccacggtgccaggcccatagcctcccccctgccccgctctgTCCACATTGACGTCCCACCccactcagcctcttcccccagaggctgtgtctgcactccaCTCCGAGGCCCCACTCGCACTTGGCCTCTTCCCTCCCAAGGGCCCGTCTGCCATTTGAATGGGGTGAGGCGGCAGAGAGGAGCATCCgccagcaaaaacaaaagtcagtggcTGTGGTTGGGATTATGCCTCATTAGCATATTCAAAGTGCCAATATTCATATGCTAATGTGCACCTAGAGGGCATTTCTGCTCAGCCCTGTGCACCCAGGAAAGTGCATGGGTGCTCTGACAATCCCACTCCAGGCTGGGTGCTCAGGCGGCTGAGGTTAAACCAAACACCAGCTTAGAGAGCATGCTGGGTGCCCAAATACCAATGAagcaggcactggactgggactcaggagaggtAGGTTCTAGTCTCTGCatgagcactggcctgctgtgtgaccttaagtAAATTGCTTCCctgatctgtgcctcagtttccccttgacctttttttgtcttgtctatttagcttGTTAGCTCAGGGAGGCAGGCTCTGTCTCTCATTCTGTGTTCAGGCAGAAACCTGCACAACAgggccttgatctcagctgggatCTCTAGGTTTTACCATAATACTGATGATCACTTAAACCCCAAAAGGGAGGTCCCAGTGACCATTTGCACCTGTctgagcttttgaaaatgttgaccctactgtttattttttaactccAAATCATGTGCTGTAGGGtctgggaagggaaggaaaagcaCCTGATTTTAGTGGTCCAGGGCTGGGGACTGAAAATCAGCCTGCAGCCGTAGTGAACATCCCTAGTTTGATACAGTCACAGTAAAAGTGAAAGCAGAGGTCCTGTCATTTCCTCATTCACAGTCCCATGTGACAAGCCTGGCAGGGCAAATCGAACTCCTTCTTGGCATGCAGCTAGAGCAGGAAGGGTGTTAGGGTTCACTCAGCCGCCAGCCTTGGGAGGAGAATTTAGGGGAATTCTTGCTGCCTGCTGATCAGTTCAGGATTCCTGCCTAGAAATCTCCACCGGGCGAACTCCCATCAGGTATGTTaggctttttctttttccccttgtACTTTAAATCTCCTCTTTGTTGCGTTTTGAAACAATGTGTTTGAGGAAGTAAAATCCAGAAATGGCATTTTGTATTTTGCTTGTAGAGAGTTTGCATCTGCAGACACCCATGTGTTTCAGTCTTGTTGTCTTTCTATCCACATATAAACCTCTCTCTCTTCCAATAACCCCCTCTAGCTATCTATTCAACACACACTCTTTTTCATTCgccatacatcccctctatctattcTCATacaccctctgtctgtctgtctctgtctttcTAGCCCCATACGCCCCTCCATCTTCCTTTCTAGGCTGGCGTGTTCAAAAGAACTTAGGTGAGagtcagtgggatttgggtgcctatcTCCCTTGAAAATCActtgggctcctttgaaaatccaagtcCTCTTCACCTAAatctctctgggccagatcctcagctggtgtaaatcagctttgCTCTAGTGACCACAATGGAGTGACCCCAGTTTACGCCACCTAGGGATCAAactcattgacctcagtgaaaCTACATCAATTCCCACCCCAGCTGGGAATGTCTCTGACTTTCGCTAGCTCTATCCCTCCCTCCGCGCTGGATCACTTATCCCAGGCTCTGATGCCCATGTCCAGGTCCAAGATCCAGTTCAGGAGCTGTAGCAGTAACCGGGTGATATTATCCATCGACCCAGCTCTCTTTTCCTTTCAAGTTGTTGTCGTATGGGGTTCCAGGAAGCCCCTTCACCTGCCCCTTCACCCCCAAGAGGTACAAGCCACTGGATGTCTCAGTGTGAGAGCTGCTGCAGGATCACTGTTTCCTTCTTGATACTTTGCTCATGGCAGAGAGAGTGGAGAAATCTCAGCAAGTCAGTGCTGGATCTTTTGCACCATCACTGAGTGGAGGAAATGGAGACACTTGACTCTAACCATGCAGATATTATCTTTCACCAGCatgctcttcccccccccagcaaaGAAGAATGAAGCTGTTGGCTTGTATTGTCTTGGcctctcttgctgctgctgctactgcacatCTACACACAGACCCGACGCTGGATAACCACTGGGAGCTCTGGAAGAAAACCTATGGCAAGCAATACAGCCACAAGGTGGGCTCTGTGTGGCTGTGGGgttaaaatgggggagggggatttcTGTCACCATCTCCCCTCAGGTCAGCAGGTATCTAGCTGTAGAACTATAACTCATTTATACTGGAGATGGTTTCCTCCTGGCTGCATAGTAAGCTGGGGGCTGTGCTTTGGTTCCAGAAAGAGGAAGGGGAACGGCGCGTGACCTGGGAAAAGAACCTCAAGCTTGTTATGCTGCATAACCTCGAGCACTCACTGGGGCTGCATTCCTATGAGCTGGGCATGAACCACCTGGCAGACATGGTAAGTTGAAAAAAAATCGCTACAGACCAAGTGACTGGGCATCTGGCAATTGTCTGTATTTCCCTGGGGGCGTCGTGACCAGAGAATGTAACTTAATCAGGGACAGAATAAGCTCCAGTCAGTCCAGGGTCAGTATGAGCCATGCAGAGGTCGGCCCACAAACCATAGCACCCCTGTGCGTCCTCCAGCAGCAACTTGCCCACTGCTCCTGAGAGCTGTGAAATCTTTGTTCTACTTGCTTGGGTCAGGGGTTTGTGTGGGAAATCTGCCATCAGGGAAGTATTCCTCATTTTTTTATGTGGAGGTACTCCATCCCCTGCTAGCCCGCTGCTGGAGtgaccccctccctgcagcatatTTCTGTATAAATGGCATCCTCCAAGCAGCATGACCTTGCACATACAGTGCATGTGAGGCCAAAGATGTGGGAATCCCATTTCGGCATGTTCCTGCTTCTCTACCTTACTCTGTCTGCCACCCTCCCTACCCCCATGAGAAATGTCACGTGTGGAATAACACATGACCTGTCTGCTAGGCCATTGCTGGTTAAAGAAGTTGCTCCTTTAACTGAAATTGCAGGGGCTTGTGTCTCAGATCCATTTACTGCCAGCACCAAGCATTCAGAATGTAGGAGTCAGGCCCCTAAAATCATGGGGGGCTTAAAAAtcctgggatttaaaaaaatgctaagtCTGGGGactctttttatttgcctctggGCTTTGCCCTTGTAAGAGAGATGTTTTCATGCAGTTCTCCACAGCTATACAAGAGAtggaaacttttcttttttttttttttaaagctgagtTTCTTGTGCAAtctgatcccctccccccacattggTGCTTTAAGGAAAACATCAGATATTGTGACACTCTCAATAAAATCAAGAGTCTTGGCAATGCTGGTGCTTCTGGGTAGAGCTTTGTGAATAAgagatttttttggtttggtggctgaaaaatcaatcaatcaatcaaaagTTTGTTTCGGATGGACCTGAAATGACAATggtgaaatgaaaaaaagtttaaaacaatTAATTTAGGGTCATACAACACATTTTGTTTAGTTTTCTAGAttgttttatcttttttaaaaaaataaataaatgaactgGCAGTAAAATTTGaactgaaaagtcattttgaatccaAACATTTGGActagttttgaatttttttttcacggCTGAAATAATTTTACAAATTCAAGGTGAATTCACACAATATTTCAGTCGACCCAAATATGCATTTTTcggcacccctgcccccaaattgTCTGACAGCACTAGTCCTGGGTTCTATGATCCCCAGCAATGTGTGGTGGGAGGAGGATTAGCATGTGGAGAATCACAGAATCCAGAGTTCCCGGCAAACCAAGTTACAACATGTGCTATTGAGTCAGTCCGGCGATCCCCAGCATTCAGACGTGCTCATATTTTTCACTGCATCAAGGAAAACACTGTATCAATGAACAAAAGTTGAATGTGAGCCACAGAGTTTGTATCTGAATGTCCCCAGTGTTTGGGGCCAGTCTGTACATCGAAGGGGATGTCAgttgaaggggtgtgtgtgttctttTAACTAGACCAGTGAGGAAGTGGCTGCTTTATTAACTGGAGTGAAAATTCCCCACCGACCTGACCGGAATTCCACCTACAGGCCACGCCCTGGCAGCAAAGTGCCTGACTCCATGGACTGGAGGGACAAAGGATGTGTTACGGATGTGAAATATCAGGTGGGAGGCTCATATCTGTTCCCCTCCTGACATGGATGCCCATCACAGCAGTGGCTGAGCGCatctttctggctttttcagGGGGCCTGTGGTGCCTGCTGGGCTTTCAGTGCTGTCGGTGCCCTAGAAGCCCAGGTGAAACTGAAAACTGGAAACTTGGTGTCTCTCAGTGCACAGAATCTGGTCGACTGTACCATTACATACGGGAACTATGGCTGCAGCGGTGGATATATGACGAACGCCTTCCAGTACATCATCGATAATAACGGCATTGATTCAGATGCTTCCTATCCGTACACAGCTCAGGTGGGTATCCAAGTTTCAAACAGACACAgagagggtctgtctacactgcacactaagcctgaGTTCTGACTCCGATTTGAGCCCAGGCtccccttccatccacacacaaatcagcctgactcaggtcagcaagcactcaagCCCCAGGTCCTGTGACAGTGCTAGAGGGGTGGGTCAGAGTCTGAGTCCTGCTGACTTGGGTCCAAACcatgtcattttgcagtgtggacgcacCTCAAGCTGCAGACCAAAGTCAGAAAGTCTGTATGGTGCAGTTAGCATAGCTGTGACACCTGGATCCAGCAACTGTAAactcaggtttacaatgcagtgtggatgctcaagcctgggcttggaaacactgggtatgtctacactgcaatgtaagcgcagggtttgaactcaggctcaagcctcaaCCCCTTcccatctacacacaaattgtGCTAATCAATGGCTCGGACCCAGGAAGGTCCAAGCCTGCGTCAATCATTTTGACAGCTCATTCTGAAATGACATTTAAAAGGTTTCATTTGACCGGaatgaattttttatttatttattttttgtttcagtgaagaaataataatgaaaaaattcTACTTCGAtttgaaacagattttttaaattttatttttccgTGTAAGTCACTGAACCAAAAAATTGATTAGTCCCTCAGCTCTGATCTCAATGGCCAGAGGCAGAAGGAATGCCCCAAAGGGAGCAGCAGTGGTCTAAGAAATGAGAGGGATTCAGACAACGGAGGGGAATAGAAGggagataaaataaaaatggtgCGATTGGTCAGATGTTCAAGCCAGAGACCAAAATGTCCCTTCTTCATCTGCCAGAATGGAACGTGTCACTATAACCCTGCCACGCAAGCTGCCACCTGCTCCAAGTTTGTTGAGCTCCCGTATGCCAATGAAGAAGCCCTGAAGGATGCCGTCGCCAATATCGGACCTGTGTCTGTCATCATAGATGCTAGACAGCCTTCGTTTTTCCTGTATAAGTCAGGTACGTTCTGTAAGCTAGAACACCTCCTGCCCAGTGCAGTACGTAGTTTGAAGCAGTGATGCCTTTGCTTTCCGTGGACTGTCTCTTTATATTTAAAGGGGAATGTGGAGGAAGTTTCTATTTGTTCTGCAGCATGTTACTCAGGAGACACGTACACCGTGCTCTTCCCATGGAGACCTGGCTTGTTTTCTTGTTATATCGTGGAATCCTTTGAACCCTCAATAAATTGCAGTAATTATAAAACAGAAGCTCCAGGTGGGTGAAAGCACGTTTTGCATTTTTTGAGTGGCTCAATCATGTGACCGCTTGGTTCAATGTGTGTTACATGTCCCCCTCTGGCAGCTGgctagaggataacagcctagtCCTGCTAGAAGCTAATCTCTTTTGTTCTATACAAACAATGTCTATATGTCTATAGTATGGCATGTCTATACTGCACATCACAGCTGGTGGCGTGCAGGGGAGGTGTAGCTACACACGGCAGCGAAAAGCAGCCTGTGTCCGCACTGCACTGTGTAGCTATGCACAGCATTGGAAGGTTCTGGCACTGGAGGCAGTGGGAGCTGTCAGAGTTTTTCGCTACTAGCCAGAGCAGGCTCCAgcctttttgccgccccaagtggcgaagcggaaaaaaaaaaaacagataaagCTGCGATcggcttcattcttcggtggcaattcggcagtgggtcctttgctccgagagggactgagatacccgccgctgaagacccaacgtgccgcccctttccattcaCCGCCCCTATCcattcaccgccccaagcacctgcttcattTGCTTGTGTCTGGCGCCGGCCCTGCAACTacctcctgctgctggagactttCCCTATGGCAGAAAAATGCCATAGCAGCGGGGAGGTGGCAGCATAtgacactgctaaaaatagcagtgtagccagggaggcctacttgggcatgtagagagccatgtaggatATATACTCTAAGGGTTCAGGTGTGTCTTTACTCCTCTAAGCCGTCTACGCTGCGTTTATACCTGTGTGGAGCGTATATAGTCTACACGCTGCCATAAGGAGTGGGCAGTGTGGACACACcctagattggaagctctttgggcaaggactatctttttgttctgtgtttgtacagccccgaGCACCACGGTGTCTGGTCTATGTCTGGGGCTGgcaggtgctactgtaacacagattaataataacaacaaatgACCGGAGATGCTCCTTTAGTTCGA contains the following coding sequences:
- the LOC127038372 gene encoding cathepsin S-like, producing the protein MKLLACIVLASLAAAATAHLHTDPTLDNHWELWKKTYGKQYSHKKEEGERRVTWEKNLKLVMLHNLEHSLGLHSYELGMNHLADMTSEEVAALLTGVKIPHRPDRNSTYRPRPGSKVPDSMDWRDKGCVTDVKYQGACGACWAFSAVGALEAQVKLKTGNLVSLSAQNLVDCTITYGNYGCSGGYMTNAFQYIIDNNGIDSDASYPYTAQNGTCHYNPATQAATCSKFVELPYANEEALKDAVANIGPVSVIIDARQPSFFLYKSGVYDDPRCTGDMNHAVLVIGYGTLDGKDFWLVKNSWGVKFGDKGYIRMSRNKGNQCGIASYGSYPQI